Proteins from one Gibbsiella quercinecans genomic window:
- a CDS encoding class II aldolase and adducin N-terminal domain-containing protein: protein MALTFEEQTRIDLAAAFRIIAKLGMHEAVANHFSAAISADGKQFLLNPKWMHFSRIRASDLLLLHADDESAGQRSDVDATAWAIHGQIHQRLPQVRVVMHLHPVYATTIACLENATIPPIDQNSARYFNRVALDSLYGGMADTREEGARLAALLQGHSRLLMGNHGVMVTAPTVGEAFDDIWTLERACQILVNAYATGQPLRILDAAVAEKTARDWEKIRDFSQRHFAEMKLLLQREDPSFAD, encoded by the coding sequence ATGGCACTCACTTTTGAAGAGCAAACGCGTATCGATCTGGCGGCGGCGTTTCGCATCATCGCTAAGCTGGGGATGCATGAAGCGGTGGCTAACCACTTCAGCGCTGCGATTTCCGCCGACGGCAAACAGTTTTTACTCAACCCGAAATGGATGCACTTTTCACGCATCCGCGCCAGCGATCTGCTGCTGTTGCACGCCGACGATGAAAGCGCCGGGCAGCGTAGCGACGTCGACGCTACCGCCTGGGCGATCCACGGGCAAATCCACCAGCGGCTGCCGCAGGTGCGGGTGGTGATGCACCTGCACCCGGTTTACGCCACCACCATCGCCTGCCTGGAAAACGCGACCATTCCGCCAATCGATCAAAACAGCGCGCGCTATTTCAACCGGGTAGCGCTCGACAGCCTGTACGGCGGCATGGCCGATACGCGAGAGGAGGGCGCGCGACTGGCCGCATTGCTGCAGGGGCATAGCCGCTTGCTGATGGGCAACCACGGTGTGATGGTGACGGCCCCCACGGTGGGCGAAGCCTTCGATGATATCTGGACGCTGGAGCGCGCCTGCCAAATTCTGGTGAACGCCTACGCCACCGGGCAACCTTTGCGTATTCTGGATGCGGCGGTGGCGGAGAAAACCGCGCGTGACTGGGAGAAGATCCGTGATTTTTCCCAGCGGCATTTTGCCGAGATGAAGCTGTTGCTGCAGCGTGAAGATCCGTCGTTTGCTGACTGA
- a CDS encoding DUF4282 domain-containing protein → MRNIFFFDAMLTPKIITAVYWLCLLSIVFGGVGAMFYGEFFRGLFAIIIGGIFTRVCFEMIIIAFKNNEYLRKIAEKP, encoded by the coding sequence ATGAGGAATATTTTCTTTTTCGACGCGATGCTCACCCCGAAAATCATCACCGCCGTGTATTGGCTGTGCCTGCTGAGCATTGTTTTCGGCGGCGTCGGCGCGATGTTCTACGGTGAGTTTTTTCGCGGTTTGTTTGCGATCATCATCGGCGGTATTTTTACTCGCGTCTGTTTTGAAATGATCATTATTGCGTTTAAAAATAATGAATACCTGCGGAAAATCGCTGAAAAACCGTGA